The DNA segment CGATAATGACGATGACCACCATTATCAGGAAAAGGAAGGCGATACAGAACACAAACCAGATGTCTACCAGCTTTATATAAGCAGTCTGGGGCACAGATTGACTTGTCTGTagatagaaagaaaaacaaatgaaatgtcaATTACATCCCAATACTTTAAATCAAATATGCCCATTATTTAATACATCGAAGTGTTTAAAATCTTAGGGGAATAGCTTGtgttattactatagtagattcacatcaaccgtgcatttgatgtctaggcccttcccttacgacgctcctgattggctgttgataagccaatgacagggctggaaactctgtctctctcgagagttcgtgtaggcaggatgtatgttccacctctcctgaaagacgtatacctagGAGatatggaacacacatcctgcctatgtgaactctcgagagagactgagaattttcagccctgtcattggcttatcaacagacaatcaggagcgtcgtaagggactggcctagacattaaatgcacggctgatgtgaatctactatagtggtaATTTTATTTTCAGGAGTCATGCATAGCTTTGATGCAAGTATATTCGTAAGGCATTAGAAAAGCCTTCTTTAACCACAAACTTAAGGCATTACCTCGAGGCTACAACTCACATCGACAGAATTACTAGAATTAAAATGAACTATTACTTTCTGAACCCTGGAAATTTCctgttttcataaacatttttaattgaaCTCTAAGCCAGAATTGAGCATTCTAAGTAGTATTCAAATGTACTGCATATCTCAGACAAACTTCACAATCatttactttacacacacacatacacacacacacacacaaacacagacacacacacacacacacacatatatatatatacaatattatatatatatatatctatatatatatataattaatatattatatataagtgaataccacaggaaaatgaaaggcagaaagTCAGTATCAAGTGCTTtcgcctttattttatttatttatttatttttaatcaaatgcTTGTATAAAGGCGGACGCTCTTGGTACTGACTTTTCTgcgtatcattttcctgtgtattcgcttatacagtgaagtcacgtgcatctaataaaatttttaaagtttcagcatatatgtatatatatatatatatgtgtgtgtgtgtgtttatgacaaTCATCTCCTCGCGTTCCATATGATTAGATAGTATTGATCTTCAGCTCTCAAGCAGGATTTAAACTCGAGTCTTTAGAGTTGCAAGCACACAGCTTTGCCGACCTACCTCATTATGGTAGGCTACTTTTTTGTTCCCTCTCAAAAGTCAGTTCCATTTTATATGCTTGCGTACTGTTCGCCTCAAGTATACCTCCATAGAAAACTCTCTTGATATATACTATGAATTCTGTAACTGATAATGGTTAAGAAATTGAATTTACCTCTCAAGCAGAATTTGAATTCATCTATTTTGAGTTGTAAGCACATTGTGTCAACTTCTCCTTGAACTAGGTTGTTTTTAAAAAGACCTTTAATTGGGTGATTTTGTAATGAGCATACGTAACTTAGCCTTACAAGTATACGCATGGCAGGCATTCCCAATAGTGTCCTTATATTTCCTGCTAATCTGGGCACCATTATGTGATGAAAGTATGAATTGGTCATGTCTTGTGCTCAAAATTCTCAACGAAACTTTCAGGTCTCGTTTGTTACCTTACCTGAGTGAAAAAAGCCGCCTCGACCAGAAGTGCTGTAAGTGCTGCCATGAACCGGTCGGTGAAATCATCAATGGCGAAGAAGAAAGTCATGTAGCCAATAATAAGCAGGATAAAAGTGGGGATGTAGGTAGACGTGAGGAAATAGGTAGACAAGTTGGAGAAAATGAGGTTGACGTGTATGCTGCCAAGGGCATCCTGCAATGATTAGAATATGAAGTGTATTATTGGATTGAAATCATGTGAGCTAGGacagtaaaaaaatacaaatgttacTGGCACTATCGTTAAACTGTAATTGTTTAGTGTCCCTTGATTGTATTCAAACAACCTAACAAGGTGTCTTTCACAGCACGTATGCTGTAGGGCATGCATGACTGCGCCTAAAGATATCAAAGGAAACAAATGTCATTTTCCTAACAGGTGTTTAAACATTCAAAAACTCATTCATAGAATTGGTTTCTGCTTGCGAGACACCACGAGAAACAGCTAATTCTGAAGTATTATAAAAATGCAACTTATTATGAACAGCAGAATTTATGAAAGAATTAGGACCACCCGTTTACTGTAAGCTAATCTCAGAAATTCTACTAAAAACCAATGGAAATACCATAGAGTATGTCATCGCACAACCTCAAGGTATGAGGAGTTGgagattattttatttactagttTCAAGTAGTGTGCAATCATAAGTGATAAACCAGTCCATGTGATCAGTGATGTTTGTTTACCCTAAATGGATTGATAATTTGTATTTTACTATgcctatataaaatgtataatctGAGGAAAAACTTAATTTTAGGACACGATGTTTACAGCTTATAACAAACTAATATGTTTAAAGTCATTTTTCGCAAAGACTTGTCTGTCATGAAAAAGCAAAGAGGTTCTAGTCTTGTCCGAGACTGTAAAATTGCAAAGTTAATCAACTAGGAGTTTGGTGGTTTCCTAAGCAATACATCTTTCATAATAACACGACTTATACTACAGTACTCCATTTCACAAGTCATTTACAACCAATGAATATtggaaaatatctaaaatatgaaTACGCTTTCGTTTCCTGTCGACTGCGCTGTCATAGActcttccttcagataatactggaGTAGGTTCCTATTCCCCGAGAATCGTAGGCCTTCGGACGAAATTTtaaattccatataatatttGGGTGGATACGACAGGAGTAAAATCTGTAATGAAATTCAGAGACATATATGTTTACCAGATAGTCGTGTGTTCTACttagaataataaaaacactcacacaatatatatcatCTTTGGAATAACTCTTGAAGTTAATGTTTTTTCTGgattatatcataattataagTCACAAGGGAAATATAAAGATGGTCTTGGTGAAACATTGTTATGCTTTGATAGGAAATAAGTGATTTACAGATCCTAAAAAAAGCTATAATATTTACTATTGATATTAATTAATTCAATAGTAGGGTTGTGAAAGTTCTAGATACCAAATCGATGTACagataagtgaaattagcatggatataaaaaaaatgaagtagaaCTGGACAATGATAAAAATGGACAATGCAAAACCCAAAAttaaactgacaagcttcttatCTTAGTTGGAGTTTGGttagaaaatagataaaagatatTCAAGTTTTGGCTTACCTTCTAAAATAAAACCTCAGGCTATTCTTTGTAGTTCAGACAATTTAAATAATGAAGTCTCCTGGTTATTGGTATAACAGATTAGAATTATTATTGGCCTTTGTAATGGTTTCTTTGACTTGTTTCGCTaattcggggagtaagcttacaagctattttgttgttgttgttcttgttagggggttagaaaaggtctatggaaaagcctaaaattgtctgaaaaatgtgtcttgcgttgagttaaaggtacaggaatttccggataggatatatatgatatatttgttaaaatgaaaatgggaaaaataattttaataaaaattattttaataaaatatagtgtagtCATTTAGATTTTCGTTGTTGAAAGAAGGCTCAATTTAACCTTagattttatcatgttttaagttgcgttaagttaggaatttaatgtttataacttatgcgtgaggggaaaattatatgtcccgagtaagttggaggtcggatcacgccttattattataattttgcttACCAGGGAACAGTTCTGCTCGTCAAAGGGAAATGCGAAAAGTCCGAAGAGGCAGTTTGATTTTATTGTGACTCTTCTTGTAAGTTCAACAGCATTTGCATCTCCATCGTACAGAAGGTCTGAAAGATGGTTAGTCATTCAAGAATAACAATTAGTTCAGTGTGTGACAAAAGCTTATATGAAAAAAAGATGCACATTTGTAATGGCCAAAAACTATTTACAAAGCAACTATATATGACtccattttttattaaagaaaaccgAATTAAATTGAGAAAATGTTAATGTGAACACACATGTCTTACCTTGAGGCACTCTCGTATTGTCATTGTATCCTTCTTTTTCTCGGATGATTTTGGTAATGTTATTTTCGTCCTTAGTATCACAAGATGTTCCTCCATGACCAAGGAACTCAATTGGTGGCGTCCAGATTTCattgctaattttttttgttttccatgaaGCCTCTTGTAGATTCAAGTATGTGAGCCGTTCATCTATCCAAGTTAGTTTGATAATTGCTTCAGTTGTAAATGTGAAATGTGCTATATCGAATTCTTTAATCAAAAGCATATCCATACTGATTTGAAGTGTTGATGGAGCAGTAAAGTTCTTCTTGTGAGCAACTTTCTGGGAGTCATACGCTTCAGGGAAAATGATTCGTTCACAGTCTGCTTCATCAGAGCCATCTTCGCAGTCTACTTCCATGTCACATCGGAACGGGCGATATGTACACTCTCCACTTTATGCATGTAAATTCATCATGATTACAGCTTGTAAGCAGAGTACGCCTGTTTTTCACCGTTCGTGCAAACATCTTTAGACAATTCCCAAGTGTTTTTTCTACCAACTGGGTAATGATTAGGTGATTGACGTGGAAGTCTAGCAGTTGCTCCACTAGGGTGGGACGTTGAGATTTCCCAATAGCCCAAGCTGCCATTATCTCCTTGATGATACAGAATTTCAGAGTTTTGGAACCCAAGAAACGAAATACTCCCGTTCTCATATACTAAAGTGTAGTTCGTATCTAAAACTGACTTACTGCATAACCCTCGAAGATAAAAGAACACTGGATATTCTGTGTGTGAGCAGGCAAAACATCTCTTTTGGAGGCATGGAGTTAATATCCATTTGCCTGAATGGATGTGATCTGCATCATTCTGTGTTATGATGGACACACAAGAGCTGTGGTTCAGTCCTAACTGacttttaaaattttgaaaggtaAGAGGACCAGGGATTTCGACTTCCCAATTTTCAGAAAACCATTCTCCATTTTCCCACTTTGCTCCCACCCATAAAGTATCAGATTTGTATTCGCCACCACATTTGTCCTCGAAAAGTGATGCCTTGTGTAAGAGCTGGCCGTTTTCCTCAGCACTTTCAGGAACAGCCAAATAGCCACGCATTGAATCACAAAAATTTTAAACGCATCTTTATAGTCACGATTATCTGCATAAATGTTATCTTTTTTAATGAATCGTGAACATAGTGTAGAATCAAGATGCATGTCTTGAATGACAGTATTGTTCTGAGCAAAATCACCCAAGatgttataaaaattcaaaaatgtcTTGGGCATAACGTCCTCTGTGCCATTACAAGTAGTATACCCTTCCATATAACTGGTGTCCATTATCTCATATGCCATAAGGAAATCCATCAGCGTTGCTCTCAAGCTTTGGGCTTTGCTAAATCCTTTACCCAAGACATTCTGGTGTTGTCCCATGAACAGTGAACCCCCGCCTTCGACAACTGACTTTAAAATGATAGGATCTTCAGTTTCACTGAGAAGGATTTTTTCACCATTTACGAAACCATGCCAAGAACCAGAGCTCAAGTCCAGAGACAGGCAGATGGAATGCCACGCCATTGGTAGAATTTCTATGCgaagaggaagagaaacattTTCCGAACAGCATCGGATCTCCAGATTGAACGGTGTTAcatctgaaaaatcaatgattatTAAATTAATTGATGCATTCTTAATATTTTGCTTATTAAAATCCAAATTCTTGTTATctgatatatatgcgtatgtgcgtgcgtgtgtgtattttacaGGGAATATGTTAAATCAGGGCCCTAAGGAATGTGTGAAATGACCAATACGCTATGGAAGATTTGaaccccgagggctagtactaaacacggtgaaacagtgattcatctacactgttttgctgtgtttagtattagcccttgggggatcaaatgtccctagtGCATTTGAATCGCCCATAGGCGACAAAACAGTATAGATGAATCACtacttcgccgtgtttagtactaaccctcggggttcaaatgttTTTAAGTGAATTGGTTATTTCATTATGCTTTAagggatttcacatattccctgtaacatacaCATATCAGAGAtttatcggatgtctgaaaatgggatttgcggtTTTGGATATCAGTTTTGTAAAATTTGAAGATACGGATATCAATCTTTTAAGTTTTCGGATGCAGATGCAGATATTTGATGACCACAGCCTCATGGATGTTGATGCAGATGCTGATGCGGATGTGAATGCTGATGCGGACACAGATGTAGATACATTGTAagtctaaataatttagatatatttaatcgCTAATGACGACCTTCAAACACAGAATtcaaaattatttgaataaagAGAATGGATACATATCAaataatatttgatgtactaattgtAAGTAGAAACATAAGTACtcatgtacgtgtgtgtatactttcatataaacatacaaaaagtAACAGCGATACATGAAACGTTTTAGTTGACTCGCCATAAGGTTATTTCATGCGcattccccctgatcccaactccttgacgaggtggggggcttagggatccgctgcagagagagtatgcccctttatgcctatgctctttgctgtggatccaactgaacattgagacctttaactcctttactcctcctcttataaattttcccccttcccttcttcttctttcgttgacgaccttggcatagttttggactattgaattgactgctcttttaacttgatggagggtggagttggatggcatgcctctcacccgtaaaactagtagtacctgacgtggtcgagcgagggaaatttttaaatttttaaagtcaagccatgcccacagtgctgggtccgatctcatgggactgacgacccttaaggcatgtgggtatggcgtatatccaggtgagtgtcccagggcagttacccatggtgtaacagtattgctcctccccagttgggcctccctggtgagagggacctcatcctggacgaaatttaaatcttaattatATGGAAAAATTTAACGACTTCTGGAACGGATTTGGACCACTCTGAAGAAAGCTCAAGTCAcaagaccaggttggtattaaaactttaataccatataccagaccaaggaaacctaagtaccgacatgacccaactttgactcactttgactccctcttgggagtggaagttggtcaaggtttcttactatggaagcagaacaaaaatatttcagctttgaaattaaaaaattggaAAATTGCTTATTAAATAGCCATCCAACGGCGAGAAATgtcattcagaaaaaataaaagaaaagacttggcttatagaagctacaacaaaaagtcagtctgaagattatttgtctttaaaaacaatagataacattattgtcaaagtaaaaaaaacatgataatatgaacagtatccagggtaccatcgtacttcctgacaataacgacgagcaatgaataagaaaatgctgttagactctctcaaaaagagataccccaaggtaGAGGATTGCGAGGTTTATGATGCAACTAAGCAAAAAAggtaataaacaaatactaaaatagcaaaaaataaaatttgagggttcagatctacctcaaaaaataaaaattctaggtcaaaatagagaattaagaccctatattccaaagccactgcagtgtcaaaattgcagtaagtatggacacacaaagagaaattgtaggaatgaaccggtgtgcgcttactgtggatctacagaacacaccaccaaatggaagtgcggtgaaccaagtgtgtaaactgtgagcagaatcatcatgcaagatccaaagaatgcatgcatatacaacactgaactaaaaatgttaaaagaaaggacaGGCATGCCTAtagcagaggctaaattagaattaaaagtgagaggaattcaagatcctgctaagaaacgtacatattcttctataacgggaaccagtaatgaaacaaaaaaaatacagatagaagtaacaagatgcaaacaaagtagatctcaagaagaagtctgtaatatgcaggaaaaaaactaagatagtaaaaaatcaggaaacaagtgcaaatgaattagataatattctatcaaattcatttgaggtgttaatgcatatagaagcacaagaaaatactatcacagaggtggaagtaggaagttgtgatgtaccgaaaattaaagaaaaaaagacctttagagagaataccaccaaaaacaaagaaaccaactataattagagaaacagcagtcaaaccaaaaaccaaagatatgaaggaaagaacaaaaacaaaatgtggacatacctttatctcctaaaataataataaaacctatggatgcagagatccaaaaaaccaaagaagtggaggagaaccataccatggatgatgtgactatgtcaagggtgatgagattactccatcaccaataatcggtacaataagaacaaataaagcagtatatatgcatgacaacacatgtggctgcaatgatgcttcattgcattgtgcaatgatagcaaaaatattacaaaagattacttaacaaatattataagaaattttatgaaatacagaaagaaagaggccaccgatttaaacaccatgaaaaaggatgtatgtgcattgagcacttaaaatattataaagataaacaactgaatgtggtaaataaaattttagaaaaaaacattcaagttgatgataatacaaaaaaaaagaaaacaaaaacacgaccgatataacataatatttcaataattatattatacaatggaacgtaatggtctacagaccagattacacctgggagaagtacaaaggttattaaaggaatatgaaccaatgatattatgtctacaacatgtcaataatacaattccaacaataggtaaatatattaACCTAATCAACATCACAGGTAGAAGAAGGAaattaggtacagccatatatgtacataacaaagtatgttattgacaaagtacctgtaaacatagctgacctccaaatatcaggtattaaaattcgaattaaaaaactataattatattcatttataatttatacaaccaaccaaataaaaattacaatattgataaacttggagaattacttaaaaatgccaaagaacctatgttaatagtaggggatttaatgctcacaacccaatatgggactgtaaactgttcaaactcaaatagagcagaagtaaagtagaagaacttatagattcaaatgacatgtgttgtataaatgatgatgaagttagcacatattattttcaaaaacacatggaacattttcctctgtagacttaactctatgttcaacaagtgtagttgacagattagattggaacacaattgatgacttgtacaccagtgatcatttcccaatattaattttcctttttacaaaataacccaGCAAAACACGTTCCtcactataatatttataaagcagactgggagcaatatgaaatgcatactagaagtataccaccatttgaatatctaaaagaccataatgaaactaataagtttcttgttcatttcatcaaaaatgctgctgataaagcaataccaaactcaaaaccccatccaacaaaacacaaagttccatggtggtccgaaaagctaacagaattaataaatataaaacactcaatagggagacgattgataatttgaatagaaagttcagtaaaataaataaaacattaccaatattagaaagtactttcaaaaaatgattatattgttactagaaattgaggcattaaaacctatatacaacaaaatatctacaaaatttcgaaaggaagtaattcaaggaagaataatttcatggaggaaatatgtatcagatctctctaataatactcccataaaaaaaaatatgggaaaaattcaggaaaataaatggtacccatgtgaaaccacccagacatgccatattaaaagacggaaaaagaatacctcgatccaaaagaaatgagtaatataataggagaaaacttagcgaatgtaagtaagtagtgacagaaatttagatgatcacttccgcataaagaaaaataatatagaactaataacaataaatttcgaaacaatagaagacatatattaatatagaaaatttaatatggaagagtttgaatatgctctcactaacagcaataaatctgctcctggaggtgacaatatttgttttgagatgatctgccacttagcacctctggcgaagacatacttgttacaatttttataatcatttatggcttagaaatttatttcctgaagaATGGCgttaaagctataataattcctatccccaaacctggaaaagatccaagtgatgcaaataactacagaccaatttctctaacaagttgcttgtgcaagttactagaaaaaatggtaaatgctcgattaacatggcacattcgagaaaataaaatcttaactCCTACTCAttgggtcacagtgcaacagatctacgttagattctctctctaacctcgaagaccatatacgaagaggatttgagcgaaagcaaataactgtagcagtctttttgacatcgaaaaggcttatgatactacctggaggtaccctatattaaaaactttacaaaaataacaacattcgtggacatttacctaggttcatccaaaactttttaacaaatcgtagctttcaagtgagaatcgatgatgtattatcgagaacatttccacttgaaaatggtgttccacagggaagtgtcctttagtggcacactgtttaccctggcaattaatgaatattaataaaaatctacccactggaattaaaagcaacctttacatggatgattttgccatatattattcagcctctcgtattaaacatgcagaacgcatcattaataaaagtattataaaaataaatgaatggacctcatctgtaggatttaagttatccatacataagactcaagcagtagtattttataaagataaaagatggatgaatgatgaagtaatagatttaaaaatcagaaatcatagtataccaattagacaaactgcaaaatttttaggtttagtgtttgattctcacttaaactggaaaccccaCATGACAtacttgaaatgaaaatgtaaaaaagcattaaatctattagaaaattatcaaacactaattggggagccgatagacaaacccttacattactgtacaaagcaacagtcctatctataattgattacggtagcgaagtatatggctcggcgtcagacgcagcactgaaaacgttggacccagttcataatgagggccttagaatatgttcaggagcctttaaatcatcaccgacctcttccttacaggttgaatgtggtgaactacctctctctctccatagagagcttgttataatgaagagtgctctgagaattaggacaagcgattctccaacaaaaaaattatttgaactcagagatatttttataaacaatcatccacccccttctccaattagagctag comes from the Macrobrachium nipponense isolate FS-2020 chromosome 34, ASM1510439v2, whole genome shotgun sequence genome and includes:
- the LOC135208062 gene encoding gamma-aminobutyric acid receptor subunit alpha-5-like; amino-acid sequence: MCQTDVTPFNLEIRCCSENVSLPLRIEILPMAWHSICLSLDLSSGSWHGFVNGEKILLSETEDPIILKSVVEGGGSLFMGQHQNVLGKGFSKAQSLRATLMDFLMAYEIMDTSYMEGYTTCNGTEDVMPKTFLNFYNILAYDSQKVAHKKNFTAPSTLQISMDMLLIKEFDIAHFTFTTEAIIKLTWIDERLTYLNLQEASWKTKKISNEIWTPPIEFLGHGGTSCDTKDENNITKIIREKEGYNDNTRVPQDLLYDGDANAVELTRRVTIKSNCLFGLFAFPFDEQNCSLDALGSIHVNLIFSNLSTYFLTSTYIPTFILLIIGYMTFFFAIDDFTDRFMAALTALLVEAAFFTQTSQSVPQTAYIKLVDIWFVFCIAFLFLIMVVIVIIDVLKVLEEEPQEILHEKIFNVRLAAVFPKDLYGGGEGEEETAKNKKHFITSIRLNTFSKIFFPCSSVLFVVVYYAYAATYKEH